A genomic region of Ciona intestinalis unplaced genomic scaffold, KH HT000177.2, whole genome shotgun sequence contains the following coding sequences:
- the LOC113475275 gene encoding uncharacterized protein LOC113475275 — protein MLQRKTKVLLLLMVTLVVYAVCAWKAEGKVEMAKLKFKEDDEGFLYGEFPPSFQWSVATSAYQIEGGADQGGRGASIWDHYSRVGGTADGSNGDVACDSYNRHKEDVALVKQLGVTSYRFSISWSRVLPTGRIGGLAVVMNKCTMSLVVGLVMS, from the exons ATGCTGCAACGAAAAACCAAAGTACTTCTCCTGCTTATGGTAACGTTGGTAGTTTATGCAGTTTGTGCTTGGAAAGCTGAAGGGAAAGTTGAAATGGCTAAGCTTAAATTTAAAGAag ACGACGAGGGGTTCTTATACGGGGAGTTTCCCCCCTCGTTTCAATGGAGCGTCGCTACAAGTGCTTACCAAATAGAAGGTGGCGCCGATCAGGGGGGTAGAGGGGCGAGTATATGGGACCATTATTCACGTGTGGGTGGAACAGCAGATGGGAGTAATGGAGATGTGGCATGTGACAGTTACAACAGGCATAAG GAAGACGTAGCTTTGGTGAAACAACTTGGGGTGACGAGTTATCGATTCTCAATCTCGTGGTCGAGGGTTTTGCCGACGGGGAGAATTGGTGGGTTGGCTGTTGTTATGAATAAGTGTAC AATGAGTTTGGTGGTTGgcttagtgatgtcataa
- the LOC100186205 gene encoding lactase-like protein: MAPGLNKLGVGGYRSSYVMLKAHARVYHTYVDRYKPTQRGRIGITLNCDWGVPQDDTPLNKDAATRFMQWFIGLYAHPIYVGGWPKVIEDNVGEKSRKEGRSESRLPAFTQAELDDIMGTSDFLGLNSYTSSIVGHKRKQSPGFFTDSDITTTFDPSWPPSGSSWLAIYPPGIRKVLSWIKGEYPGYGSVLINENGVSETDQSGCFNLCDQFRVNFFKNYTNNVLKAIRYDGVNVEGYTAWSLLDNFEWAHGYKERFGIHHVDFNTLKRTPKASAMFYKRLVENNGIPSRGVLSRWLDEIEGECGRENQALCGT; the protein is encoded by the exons ATGGCACCGGGGCTGAATAAGTTGGGGGTTGGGGGTTACAGAAGTAGCTATGTTATGCTAAAG GCACACGCGAGGGTTTACCACACGTACGTCGATCGTTACAAACCAACACAACGGG GTCGAATCGGGATTACCCTAAACTGCGACTGGGGCGTACCACAGGACGACACACCCTTAAATAAGGATGCGGCCACCAGGTTTATGCAATGGTTCATTGGGTTGTACGCACATCCAATATACGTGGGGGGATGGCCTAAAGTCATCGAGGATAATGTTG GAGAGAAAAGTAGGAAAGAAGGCAGATCGGAATCCCGCCTTCCTGCGTTTACTCAAGCAGAACTTGATGACATCATGGGGACCTCGGACTTCCTTGGTTTAAATTCTTACACATCGTCGATTGTTGGTCATAAACGTAAACAATCGCCGGGATTTTTCACCgatagtgacatcacaaccacctTCGATCCCTCCTGGCCACCAAGTGGTTCGTCGTGGTTGGCGATTTATCCACCGGGGATTCGGAAAGTTCTTTCTTGGATCAAg GGGGAATACCCGGGGTATGGGTCAGTCTTGATCAACGAGAATGGGGTGAGCGAAACCGACCAATCAGGTTGCTTCAATCTGTGCGACCAATTCAGGGTGAATTTCTTCAAGAATTATACGAATAATGTTTTGAAAG CCATAAGATACGATGGTGTGAACGTTGAAGGTTACACAGCGTGGTCATTACTCGACAACTTTGAGTGGGCACATGGGTACAAGGAAAGGTTCGGAATCCATCATGTCGATTTCAATACTTTAAAACGAACCCCCAAAGCTTCGGCCATGTTTTATAAACGACTTGTTGAGAACAACGGGATTCCCTCACGTGGTGTGCTGAGTAGGTGGTTGGATGAGATTGAAGGGGAGTGTGGGAGGGAGAATCAAGCCTTGTGTGGAACATGA
- the LOC100183036 gene encoding proteasome subunit alpha type-1-like codes for MFRNQYDNDVTVWSPQGRIHQIEYAMEAVKQGSATIGLKSKTHAVLVALKRAQSDLIAHQKKIEKISPHIGISISGLTSDARSLGNYMRSECMHHEFLFNTRLPVSRLVAAVGDKTQTPTQRYGRRPFGVGILVAGFDEKGPHIYQTCPSANYYNCKAMAIGSRSQSARTYLERHLNEFADCTPEELVRHGLTALRETLPSEQELSVKNCSVAVVGEGQDLVVYEDDQVSIFLDLLEEKRSSRNEPAPQQQEVGQVGELPGLVPPVSGQPREDEEQPMDM; via the exons ATG TTTCGCAACCAATACGACAACGATGTGACCGTGTGGAGCCCCCAAGGTCGGATCCACCAGATCGAGTACGCCATGGAAGCTGTTAAGCAGGGGTCAGCCACCATCGGGTTAAAATCGAAAACCCACGCCGTGCTTGTCGCACTCAAA CGCGCCCAATCAGACCTGATAGCTCACCAGAAGAAGATCGAGAAAATTTCGCCCCACATCGGGATCTCAATATCGGGGTTAACGTCCGATGCGAGGTCGTTGGGGAACTACATGCGCAGCGAGTGCATGCACCATGAGTTTCTATTCAACACGAGGTTACCCGTGTCAAGACTCGTGGCTGCAGTTGGGGACA AAACCCAAACACCCACGCAACGATACGGACGTCGACCGTTCGGGGTCGGAATCCTTGTGGCTGGGTTTGAT GAGAAAGGTCCCCACATCTACCAGACTTGCCCATCAGCTAATTATTACAACTGCAAAGCTATGGCTATTGGTTCACGATCACAAAGTGCTAGAACTTATTTAGAAAGACATCTCAATGAATTTGCTGATT GCACCCCTGAGGAGTTGGTGCGACACGGGTTAACAGCGTTACGGGAAACCCTCCCGTCCGAACAAGAACTTTCGGTGAAGAATTGTTCGGTGGCCGTGGTTGGGGAGGGACAGGACCTCGTGGTGTACGAGGACGATCAAGTGTCGATATTCCTTGATTTATTGGAGGAGAAACGATCGTCGAGGAACGAACCGGCTCCCCAACAACAAGAGGTTGGGCAAGTG GGGGAACTCCCGGGATTGGTCCCCCCTGTGAGCGGTCAACCACGCGAAGACGAAGAACAACCGATGgatatgtga
- the LOC100185407 gene encoding LOW QUALITY PROTEIN: V-type proton ATPase subunit C 2-like (The sequence of the model RefSeq protein was modified relative to this genomic sequence to represent the inferred CDS: substituted 1 base at 1 genomic stop codon) — MSEYWLISAPGDKTPQQTWEKLNRATQQMSNNHKFHIPDLKVGTLDALIGLSDDLGKLDIFAEGXVXVCRKVSSYMGDVLEDQKDRLXDDVILTTDDIITATLETFMHRFQWNLAKYPVKLPLKSLAEISSKVVTQVDTDLRTKSQAYNNLKSNLQNMERKATGSLLLRNLREIVKKEDFIHDSEYLQTLLVAVPVQTTEEWEKNYETLTDYVAPRSSRLLYRDEEYGLYGVTIFKKVYEEFKTKCGRHKFFLRDFQYNERDMASDKDQLTKLTSDKKKMLGPLLRWLKVNFSEVFTAWMHVKALRVFVESVLRYGLPVNFQATVVQPQKKQSKRLQETLNKLYVGLDSTGLAAVNEDDFLPGLTLGTQEYHPYVFYKVVLDFESQH, encoded by the exons ATGTCAGAATATTGGTTGATAAGCGCGCCAGGGGATAAAACACCCCAGCAAACATGGGAGAAATTAAACAGGGCGACGCAACAAATGTCGAATAATCATAAATTTCACATCCCAGACCTCAAAGTTGGGACGTTGGACGCCTTAATCGGTTTGTCGGACGATCTGGGGAAATTAGATATTTTTGCTGAAGGGTAAGTCG NGGTGTGTAGAAAAGTTTCGTCGTACATGGGGGACGTTTTGGAGGACCAGAAAGATCGGTTGGN tgatgatgtcatattaaccactgatgacatcatcacagcCACCCTTGAAACCTTCATGCATCGCTTTCAATGGAACTTGGCAAAATACCCCGTCAAGTTACCTCTCAAAAGTTTGGCCGAAATTAGTTCAAAAGTTGTCACGCAAGTCGACACAGATCTTCGCACAAAGTCGCAAGCTTACAATAATCTAAAATCAAATCTACAAAACATGGAGCGGAAAGCAAC TGGGAGTTTGCTGCTTCGGAACTTGAGGGAAATCgtaaaaaaagaagatttcATTCACGATTCGGAGTATTTGCAAACATTGCTTGTTGCTGTGCCGGT ACAAACAACCGAAGAATGGGAAAAGAATTACGAAACTTTAACAGATTACGTCGCACCTCGTTCGTCAag GTTACTTTATCGGGACGAGGAGTATGGACTTTATGGCGTCACAATATTCAAGAAAGTTTATGAAGAATTCAAAACTAAATGCGGACGGCACAA ATTTTTCCTCCGTGACTTTCAATACAACGAGCGCGACATGGCGTCTGATAAAGATCAACTCACTAAATTGACTTCGGATAAAAAGAAGATGTTG gGCCCCCTACTACGATGGTTGAAAGTCAACTTCAGCGAAGTATTCACCGCATGGATGCACGTGAAGGCACTCCGAGTGTTCGTGGAATCTGTGTTAAG GTACGGACTTCCTGTCAACTTCCAAGCAACTGTTGTCCAACCGCAGAAGAAACAATCCAAAAGATTGCAAGAAACATTGAATAAGTTGTATGTTGGCCTGGATAGCACGGGACTCGCTGCTGTTAATGAG GACGATTTTCTTCCCGGTTTAACCCTCGGCACCCAGGAATATCATCCCTACGTGTTTTACAAGGTCGTCCTCGACTTTGAATCGCAACattaa
- the LOC100181464 gene encoding uncharacterized protein LOC100181464, producing MRNTCWVCDDMEILFKESWKELKNYDITGNYDIINTSKHHTILYSQIFGRRLKHLGTRTHHLVGMQESLLKFSDEEVPDTKSLKHEKSSFVVRRSDGEYIPVHVCPTCLDHVSYNALNPTHVTPVSELVTHLTAMLYVNASQPSDASSSDETDVAQHCTTVVVTDDNAPPVAVERGSTTMVIVTDDEPRFTRKKKILSNIAVVEDGVVGGGGVDGGDGVVGGGGVDEGGGVDGGGGVDGGGGVDGVDSGVREDQDVGKSKILLKLRKTPKKTKVKNEYVAMLPDDVINGDVIKGQSSSDEWGTPPTSPKYANQPCETKPPNHDHPIETLLNLIDNKSLDVLERILFSPMVCQLTPQQFIDKIQHFNGDRRKLKHGNNITPSKGKSPDSILDSPEVVRGVTPSNENQPMGLSLSDDEFQGSPESPRDELANINQSSDANIDEPQKSYKRNKLLKQTALNGEYWNSFVGLDGSRNLRDRGKCQVATEVTCEDDNVTTSTCDVTIAPGTKRKNLGFVEYNPPSDETITNSLPLLRHNEESSEVIRSLFTSHVDLHRVRGWMLDGTQSSPRSFVFPTMRMRVKGSRLRRTTPTSRSRGSSVSTEETASRQKVTKQEKPKPDYSRMSDFEDIRRKLFLQRHPGYPHGGSSGLVRINEGLATQGDSPVMSSKFIEIPPTPKRRRVIPRCKTPPSDYEGEFPVMSFGEPPPNDVGPSKGETPRMTSLRGRTIKPPPTPNKGGGVRRFVHRHSSMGSFIKRVIESGVYE from the exons ATGAGAAACACTTGTTGGGTATGCGATGACATGGAAATATTATTCAAg GAATCCTGGAAAGAATTGAagaattatgacatcacaggtaactatgacatcataaacacttCGAAACACCATACCATCTTATATTCACAGATTTTTGGTCGTCGATTAAAACATCTTGGGACACGAACTCACCACTTGGTGGGGATGCAG GAAAGTTTGTTGAAGTTTTCCGATGAAGAAGTTCCCGATACAAAATCGTTGAAGCATGAAAAGTCCTCGTTCGTTGTTCGAAGGAGTGATGGTGAATAT atCCCCGTCCACGTTTGCCCCACCTGCCTCGACCATGTATCGTACAACGCCCTCAACCCCACCCACGTTACCCCCGTGTCGGAACTCGTCACCCACCTCACTGCGATGCTTTACGTCAACGCGAGTCAACCCAGTGATGCCAGTTCCTCCGATGAAACCGATGTTGCGCAACACTGCACCACTGTGGTGGTAACTGATGACAACGCACCCCCTGTTGCCGTGGAGAGGGGCTCGACGACAATGGTCATTGTTACCGACGACGAGCCGAGGTTtacgagaaaaaagaagattttGTCAAATATTGCG GTTGTGGAGGATGGGGTAGTTGGGGGTGGTGGGGTTGATGGGGGTGATGGGGTAGTTGGGGGTGGTGGGGTTGATGAGGGTGGTGGGGTTGATGGGGGTGGTGGGGTTGATGGGGGTGGTGGGGTTGATGGGGTAGACAGTGGGGTGCGGGAAGATCAAGATGTTGGAAAGTCAAAGATTTTGCTCAAATTGAGGAAAACTCCAAAGAAAACGAAAGTAAAGAACGAATACGTTGCTATGTTGCccgatgatgtcatcaatggTGATGTCATTAAGGGTCAAAGTTCATCCGATGAATGGGGAACCCCCCCAACATCACCCAAGTATGCCAATCAACCATGTGAAACGAAACCACCCAACCACGACCATCCCATCGAAACGCTGCTAAActtaattgacaacaaaagTCTCGACGTTTTGGAacgaattttgttttcacCCATGGTGTGCCAACTTACCCCGCAACAATTTATCGACAAAATTCAACATTTTAACGGAGATCGGCGGAAGTTAAAACATGGAAACAATATTACCCCTTCAAAGGGGAAATCCCCCGACTCAATACTGGATTCCCCGGAAGTGGTACGTGGGGTAACCCCCTCAAATGAGAACCAACCCATGGGGTTAAGTTTGAGCGACGACGAATTCCAAGGAAGTCCCGAGTCGCCCCGGGATGAGTTGGCAAATATCAACCAATCTAGTGACGCGAATATTGACGAACCACAGAAATCTTATAAACGGAACAAATTATTGAAACAAACGGCGTTAAACGGAGAATATTGGAATTCGTTCGTTGGATTGGATGGGAGTCGTAACTTACGTGATCGTGGCAAGTGTCAAGTTGCCACCGAGGTAACATGTGAGGATGATAATGTTACAACCTCCAcatgtgatgtaacaatag CTCCCGGCACCAAACGTAAGAACCTCGGATTCGTCGAATACAACCCACCTTCTGATGAAACAATCACCAATTCACttccattgttacgtcataatgag GAATCGTCTGAAGTGATTCGTTCGTTGTTCACCAGCCATGTTGATTTACATCGAGTGCGAGGATGGATGTTGGACGGAACGCAGTCGTCGCCTCGTTCGTTCGTGTTTCCAACTATGAGGATGAGGGTCAAGGGGTCAAg ACTACGACGAACGACACCAACCTCAAGATCGCGAGGATCGAGCGTTTCAACCGAAGAAACAGCGAGTCGGCAGAAAGTTACAAAGCAAGAAAaac CGAAACCTGATTATTCACGCATGAGCGATTTCGAAGATATTCGTCGCAAACTATTTCTTCAACGACATCCAGGATATCCACATGGTGGCAGTAGTGGGTTGGTAAGGATCAACGAGGGGTTAGCCACACAGGGGGATTCCCCAGTGATGTCATCAAAGTTTATAGAAATCCCCCCAACCCCCAAACGAAGACGGGTAATTCCCCGATGTAAAACCCCACCTTCCGACTACGAGGGGGAATTTCCGGTAATGTCATTCGGGGAACCCCCACCCAATGACGTCGGACCCTCAAAGGGGGAAACCCCACGTATGACATCACTTAGGGGTCGCACAATCAAACCCCCTCCAACCCCCAACAAGGGGGGCGGCGTTCGTCGATTCGTGCACCGACATTCGAGCATGGGGTCCTTCATCAAACGCGTCATCGAGTCGGGCGTGTATGAATaa
- the LOC100180686 gene encoding C-Jun-amino-terminal kinase-interacting protein 1 isoform X2, translated as MEYGSVNFELSLDDFNDEDLSDIIIDEDSKLHCYVNDNFKVTKRRSQKKKKVSNDASHAPKRPRPQTLRFFAAPLRPGPLPPKIPERVIPQVEDVELKQTHCDVTNNNTINNTKNSDCNQTSEKTKHIREESTKPRFRRSIAVCTKSNTSEDIVNLTSVREQRRHRCPGLTRSASEWSIEDPDKIEYCYMDGELKEQTHSALFKFVPRHKDEIQLEINDPLCVENQADDFWFEGINMRTGERGAFPAYYAQGVGEGCDDVSEFSVREENCEKFHLYFLGSVEVSSHKGNEVLCQAMHEVAQSRRHTLHTSPPAYVCLLVNHHGIKMMDQSLMKKRSTSSCDVNKTFSSSSKVRERIHFFQLRNVSFCGHHPKNDKYFAFITRHPDAPSRFACHTFVSEASTRPLAESVGRAFATFYQEFLECQHPIEDIYIE; from the exons atggaATATGGAAG CGTAAACTTTGAGCTCTCATTGGACGATTTCAATGACGAAGATCttagtgacatcataatcgaTGAGGATTCAAAACTACATTGTTATGTTAACGATAATTTCAAG GTTACGAAACGAAGAAGtcaaaagaagaaaaaagtttcaaatgaCGCCAG CCACGCCCCCAAGCGACCACGCCCACAAACGTTAAGGTTCTTTGCCGCCCCCTTGCGGCCGGGTCCCCTACCCCCAAAAATACCTGAACGGGTAATACCCCAGGTTGAAG atGTCGAACTCAAACAAacacattgtgatgtcacaaacaacaacacaataaacaatacaaaGAATTCCGATTGTAACCAAACAAGCgaaaag ACAAAACATATTCGCGAAGAATCGACAAAACCGAGATTTCGACGTTCAATCGCCGTGTGTACCaa ATCGAATACGAGTGAAGATATTGTTAACCTCACATCGGTTCGCGAACAACGACGACATCGATGTCCGGGGCTGACCAGGAGCGCCTCCGAGTggt CAATAGAAGATCCCGACAAGATTGAATATTGTTACATGGATGGTGAATTAAAGGAACAAACACATTCAGCTTTGTTTAAGTTTGTGCCACGACACAAAGATGAGATACAACTAGAG ATAAACGATCCCCTCTGTGTGGAAAACCAAGCGGATGATTTTTGGTTCGAGGGAATCAACATGCGGACGGGTGAAAGGGGGGCTTTCCCTGCTTATTATGCTCAAGGGGTTGGGGAGGGGTGCGACGATGTGTCAG AATTCAGCGTCCGAGAGGAAAATTGTGAGAAATTTCATCTTTATTTCCTTGGATCGGTTGAAGTGTCGTCGCATAAAGGGAACGAGGTTTTGTGTCAAGCCATGCATGAG GTGGCCCAATCACGACGCCACACACTCCACACTTCGCCCCCTGCTTACGTTTGCTTACTTGTCAACCATCATGGTATAAAGATGATGGATCAATCGCTCATGAAGAAACGATCAACATCGTCGTGCGATGTCAATAAAACATTCAGCTCAAGTTCGAAG GTCCGAGAGAGAATCCACTTCTTTCAGCTCCGAAACGTCTCCTTCTGCGGTCACCACCCAAAGAACGACAAATACTTTGCGTTTATCACCCGTCACCCCGATGCCCCGTCACGCTTTGCTTGCCACACCTTCGTCTCCGAAGCCTCCACACGCCCCCTAGCGGAGAGTGTTGGTCGAGCGTTCGCAACTTTTTACCAAGAGTTCCTGGAATGCCAACACCCTATCGAAGATATTTATATTGAGTGA
- the LOC100180686 gene encoding C-Jun-amino-terminal kinase-interacting protein 1 isoform X1, giving the protein MEDIYLSVNFELSLDDFNDEDLSDIIIDEDSKLHCYVNDNFKVTKRRSQKKKKVSNDASHAPKRPRPQTLRFFAAPLRPGPLPPKIPERVIPQVEDVELKQTHCDVTNNNTINNTKNSDCNQTSEKTKHIREESTKPRFRRSIAVCTKSNTSEDIVNLTSVREQRRHRCPGLTRSASEWSIEDPDKIEYCYMDGELKEQTHSALFKFVPRHKDEIQLEINDPLCVENQADDFWFEGINMRTGERGAFPAYYAQGVGEGCDDVSEFSVREENCEKFHLYFLGSVEVSSHKGNEVLCQAMHEVAQSRRHTLHTSPPAYVCLLVNHHGIKMMDQSLMKKRSTSSCDVNKTFSSSSKVRERIHFFQLRNVSFCGHHPKNDKYFAFITRHPDAPSRFACHTFVSEASTRPLAESVGRAFATFYQEFLECQHPIEDIYIE; this is encoded by the exons ATGGAAG ATATTTATCTCAGCGTAAACTTTGAGCTCTCATTGGACGATTTCAATGACGAAGATCttagtgacatcataatcgaTGAGGATTCAAAACTACATTGTTATGTTAACGATAATTTCAAG GTTACGAAACGAAGAAGtcaaaagaagaaaaaagtttcaaatgaCGCCAG CCACGCCCCCAAGCGACCACGCCCACAAACGTTAAGGTTCTTTGCCGCCCCCTTGCGGCCGGGTCCCCTACCCCCAAAAATACCTGAACGGGTAATACCCCAGGTTGAAG atGTCGAACTCAAACAAacacattgtgatgtcacaaacaacaacacaataaacaatacaaaGAATTCCGATTGTAACCAAACAAGCgaaaag ACAAAACATATTCGCGAAGAATCGACAAAACCGAGATTTCGACGTTCAATCGCCGTGTGTACCaa ATCGAATACGAGTGAAGATATTGTTAACCTCACATCGGTTCGCGAACAACGACGACATCGATGTCCGGGGCTGACCAGGAGCGCCTCCGAGTggt CAATAGAAGATCCCGACAAGATTGAATATTGTTACATGGATGGTGAATTAAAGGAACAAACACATTCAGCTTTGTTTAAGTTTGTGCCACGACACAAAGATGAGATACAACTAGAG ATAAACGATCCCCTCTGTGTGGAAAACCAAGCGGATGATTTTTGGTTCGAGGGAATCAACATGCGGACGGGTGAAAGGGGGGCTTTCCCTGCTTATTATGCTCAAGGGGTTGGGGAGGGGTGCGACGATGTGTCAG AATTCAGCGTCCGAGAGGAAAATTGTGAGAAATTTCATCTTTATTTCCTTGGATCGGTTGAAGTGTCGTCGCATAAAGGGAACGAGGTTTTGTGTCAAGCCATGCATGAG GTGGCCCAATCACGACGCCACACACTCCACACTTCGCCCCCTGCTTACGTTTGCTTACTTGTCAACCATCATGGTATAAAGATGATGGATCAATCGCTCATGAAGAAACGATCAACATCGTCGTGCGATGTCAATAAAACATTCAGCTCAAGTTCGAAG GTCCGAGAGAGAATCCACTTCTTTCAGCTCCGAAACGTCTCCTTCTGCGGTCACCACCCAAAGAACGACAAATACTTTGCGTTTATCACCCGTCACCCCGATGCCCCGTCACGCTTTGCTTGCCACACCTTCGTCTCCGAAGCCTCCACACGCCCCCTAGCGGAGAGTGTTGGTCGAGCGTTCGCAACTTTTTACCAAGAGTTCCTGGAATGCCAACACCCTATCGAAGATATTTATATTGAGTGA
- the LOC100178318 gene encoding N-acetyltransferase ESCO2 has protein sequence MTNCKPEVATKTFYGKNVKYLSPVQRGGVSAPDMGTPIVDTDTKLADQGTKIYKENTPPKQKSAKKTPKPPTNKPSVSPTISWAPNSLKKQFTRKPKYSSVVIKGKPLQPTTPIPQSPLTLPKPRETPSPPTLEGTPPSKYARIEGQTREPSQGSPRVKGQKVKEDSKKLFPIFTRARRSSPLFAAKVNDSPGNHGNSLLRKMTSSPKESPKVQLIIDAGQKKFGATQCKVCGMVYAVDHPHDQHQHKLHHQRFNVILRFPSWKNERTVASYVDGRIVKILPTDPKFAQKKVEDILELIDSELGFSQNISTTRVSYLYVSDQQQVTGCLIAEQIKRGFPLLETMTSSGMMSCSLQSTPVTCGVSRIWCHAPHRKRGVATRLMDALRCSFVLGERLNMNQVAFSDPTISGKSFATKYFKTPHFLTYNCST, from the exons atgaCGAACTGTAAACCTGAAGTAGCAACGAAAACATTTTACGGGAAAAACGTAAAATATTTGTCGCCTGTTCAACGTGGAGGGGTGTCGGCACCTGAcatggg AACACCAATTGTCGACACGGATACGAAACTGGCCGACCAAGGCACAAAAATTTACAAGGAAAAC ACCCCTCCGAAGCAAAAGAGCGCGAAGAAGACCCCTAAACCACCAACCAACAAACCCTCTGTCTCACCCACCATAAGTTGGGCTCCAAACTcacttaaaaaacaattcacTCGAAAACCAAAATATTCCTCCGTCGTAATAAAGGGAAAGCCCCTCCAACCAACCACCCCTATCCCGCAGTCACCCCTAACCCTACCCAAGCCCCGGGAAACCCCTTCTCCCCCAACTTTGGAGGGGACTCCCCCATCCAAGTACGCCAGGATTGAAGGACAAACTCGG GAACCCTCACAGGGGTCACCAAGGGTCAAAGGTCAAAAGGTCAAGGAGGATTCAAAGAAATTATTCCCAATATTTACTCGAGCGCGACGATCGTCACCATTGTTTGCAGCGAAAGTTAACg acagCCCGGGTAACCACGGCAACTCGTTGTTGCGCaagatgacatcatcacccaAAGAAAGTCCGAAAGTCCAACTCATCATCGACGCAG GACAGAAGAAGTTTGGCGCCACCCAGTGTAAGGTTTGCGGAATGGTTTATGCGGTCGATCATCCGCATGATCAACATCAACATAAATTACATCATCAACGATTCAATGTTATATTGAG GTTCCCAAGTTGGAAAAACGAACGAACCGTCGCAAGCTATGTGGACGGAAGAATCGTTAAAATCCTTCCAACGGACCCAAAGTTTGCTCAAAAGAAG GTGGAAGACATTCTTGAATTGATCGACAGCGAGCTCGGTTTCAGTCAAAATATATCAACGACGAGAGTTTCGTATTTGTACGTCAGCGATCAACAACAG GTCACTGGATGTTTAATCGCTGAACAAATTAAACGGGGATTCCCCCTCCTTGAaacgatgacatcatcaggtaTGATGTCATGTTCGTTGCAATCCACCCCAGTGACATGCGGTGTATCGAGAATATGGTGCCACGCCCCACACAGAAAAAGGGGCGTGGCAACGAGGCTCATGGATGCCCTCCGGTGTTCGTTTGTATTAGGGGAGCGACTCAACATGAACCAG GTTGCCTTCTCTGACCCAACCATCAGCGGCAAATCTTTCGCaaccaaatatttcaaaactcCCCATTTCCTTACCTACAATTGCTCCACCTAG